One segment of Manduca sexta isolate Smith_Timp_Sample1 chromosome 27, JHU_Msex_v1.0, whole genome shotgun sequence DNA contains the following:
- the LOC119190855 gene encoding ubiquinol-cytochrome c reductase iron-sulfur subunit-like yields MINTINFIQGSSLSRSARASLRFSPSGLNVIKLMPDEERRNKTPNGCKNVVKNVYYSGNLRAAIGLNVWTPVCFQKDYPRFHRDLEYPNFDKYRKEQFKDVRKTDWGEGDKKPGHVYVVGFFGLLCGSYALKSQAIHYLTFMGAAADIIAMATIEVDLTKIPPGACLSYKWRGKPLFVKNRTAADIELEAKTPLSSLRDPEAPEARMIKQEWLIVIGVCTHLGCIPIPNSGDWSGGFYCPCHGSHYDNAGRSRKGPAPTNLEVPPYKFLSDTVVLVG; encoded by the coding sequence ATGATtaacacaattaattttatacaaggAAGTTCTTTGTCCAGGAGTGCCAGAGCTTCTCTCAGATTTTCTCCCTCAGGCCTTAATGTTATAAAACTCATGCCTGACGAGGAAAGACGAAATAAAACTCCAAATGGATGcaaaaatgtagtaaaaaatgtttattattctgGTAATCTTCGAGCCGCTATAGGACTCAATGTATGGACTCCTGTGTGCTTCCAAAAAGACTACCCACGTTTCCACCGGGATTTGGAGTATCCCAATTTCGATAAATACAGAAAGGAACAATTTAAAGACGTGAGAAAAACCGACTGGGGCGAAGGAGACAAGAAACCAGGTCACGTGTACGTGGTAGGGTTTTTTGGTTTACTCTGCGGTTCCTACGCACTTAAATCCCAGGCCATTCATTACCTTACGTTCATGGGCGCTGCAGCTGATATTATTGCAATGGCCACTATAGAAGTCGACCTCACAAAAATACCGCCTGGCGCCTGCCTTTCTTACAAATGGCGCGGAAAGCCTTTGTTCGTGAAAAACAGAACAGCGGCTGATATTGAACTTGAAGCAAAAACTCCCTTGTCGTCATTACGCGATCCAGAGGCTCCCGAAGCCCGCATGATTAAGCAAGAATGGCTCATTGTTATTGGAGTATGCACTCATTTAGGATGTATTCCCATACCAAATTCAGGTGACTGGTCTGGAGGGTTCTATTGTCCCTGTCACGGCAGCCACTATGACAATGCAGGGAGAAGTCGTAAAGGCCCAGCGCCTACAAATCTCGAAGTACCACCGTACAAATTCCTTAGCGACACAGTTGTTTTAGTTGGATGA